A single region of the Geothrix edaphica genome encodes:
- a CDS encoding roadblock/LC7 domain-containing protein, with amino-acid sequence MFQKLLDRLIEQVPEALAATFNDRDGDPICSRTIQVSNEGLQLLGAYQHVVKRHLQQAVEEFDRGEVKQVVFATDQHWILMMGAKEQCTLVLVMQREGLLGRARFYMEQAVQALNNEL; translated from the coding sequence ATGTTCCAGAAACTCCTGGATCGGCTCATCGAACAGGTGCCCGAGGCCTTGGCCGCGACCTTCAACGATCGCGACGGGGATCCCATCTGCTCTCGCACGATCCAGGTCTCGAACGAGGGGCTGCAGCTCCTGGGGGCCTATCAGCACGTGGTGAAGCGGCACCTCCAGCAGGCGGTGGAGGAGTTCGACCGCGGCGAGGTCAAGCAGGTGGTCTTCGCCACGGACCAGCACTGGATCCTCATGATGGGCGCCAAGGAGCAGTGCACGCTGGTCCTGGTGATGCAGCGGGAGGGCCTGCTGGGCCGCGCCCGCTTCTACATGGAGCAGGCCGTCCAGGCCCTGAACAACGAACTGTAG
- a CDS encoding DUF2752 domain-containing protein, protein MRRVPWIALGGLALAGAAGLAGLLAPFSGWLPGCAFKRVTGFACATCGLTRSLLALGQGRWREALHWYPALGLLAVALPVAALWDLRRAWRGAPYPALPASRALRLGAWLLLAGIWALQVLRGI, encoded by the coding sequence GTGAGGCGGGTGCCCTGGATCGCCCTGGGGGGCCTGGCCCTGGCTGGCGCGGCGGGGCTGGCGGGCCTCCTGGCCCCCTTCTCGGGCTGGCTGCCGGGCTGCGCGTTCAAGCGGGTCACGGGGTTCGCCTGCGCCACCTGCGGGTTGACCCGGAGCCTCCTGGCCCTGGGCCAGGGTCGGTGGCGCGAGGCCCTCCACTGGTACCCGGCCCTGGGACTCCTGGCCGTGGCGCTCCCGGTCGCGGCCCTCTGGGATCTGCGCCGCGCCTGGCGCGGAGCGCCCTATCCCGCCCTTCCAGCCTCCCGGGCCCTCCGCCTGGGGGCCTGGCTCCTGCTCGCGGGGATCTGGGCGCTCCAGGTGCTTCGGGGAATCTAG
- the bamD gene encoding outer membrane protein assembly factor BamD, with the protein MSPASSWSRTPVALLCLLPALVQIPARAQEGDLAERLYQSGERAYAAKAYKEATDTWGQLLQSAPKSEFAPRALLALARHQAEVEHRPEAAMPYLDRLKTDYIRTPEAAEGLLLRGTLLARQARRSTDLKDAMAEFNRVLDLFPESPAVPEARFRLGRAWRDQGQWGRALHQFVEAFRLHPDAAVAPRAMLEAAETMDLLDDLPGCLRMLERLRTLAPQSPEAQEAAWRMAVRVRHRLQKPPLANEGVWPAGRVKWLKTPTLLAIAPDGDLLIYQNDLDHAFRLHQGELAPAGPAAPGAKALVATPAGEVWLLAKTGLVREQAPAPLPVNGLGAVTGAALDRWGALWVADAKTPALTVLGPDGASRTVASPTANALAPLPTGGMVIAADADRKILFLDADGQPRAVVPYGKDLPAPFRYVIALASDGAGQVAALVEGGDFGEGVVILGPQGTVLRQATFKSLGISGRITSLALDRSGGLILCDRRNDLLFRLN; encoded by the coding sequence ATGTCGCCCGCATCCTCCTGGTCACGCACCCCGGTCGCCCTGCTCTGCCTTCTGCCGGCCCTGGTCCAGATCCCGGCCCGGGCCCAGGAAGGCGACCTGGCGGAGCGGTTGTACCAGAGCGGCGAGCGGGCCTACGCGGCCAAGGCCTACAAGGAAGCCACCGACACCTGGGGCCAGCTGCTCCAGTCCGCCCCCAAGAGCGAGTTCGCCCCCCGGGCGCTCCTGGCCCTGGCCCGCCACCAGGCGGAGGTGGAGCACCGGCCCGAGGCGGCCATGCCGTACCTGGATCGGCTGAAGACCGACTACATCCGCACGCCCGAAGCCGCCGAGGGGCTGCTGCTGCGGGGAACCCTGCTCGCGCGGCAGGCCCGGCGGTCCACGGACCTGAAGGACGCCATGGCGGAGTTCAACCGGGTGCTCGATCTGTTCCCGGAATCCCCCGCGGTGCCCGAGGCCCGCTTCCGGCTGGGCCGCGCCTGGCGGGACCAGGGGCAGTGGGGCCGCGCCCTCCACCAGTTCGTGGAGGCCTTCCGGCTCCACCCCGATGCCGCCGTGGCGCCCCGGGCCATGCTGGAGGCCGCCGAGACCATGGACCTCCTGGACGACCTGCCGGGTTGCCTCCGGATGCTCGAGCGGCTCCGCACCCTGGCACCCCAGAGTCCCGAGGCCCAGGAAGCGGCCTGGCGCATGGCGGTGCGCGTGAGACACCGGCTCCAGAAGCCTCCCCTCGCCAACGAGGGGGTCTGGCCCGCGGGCCGCGTCAAGTGGCTCAAGACGCCCACCCTGCTGGCCATCGCGCCCGACGGGGACCTGCTCATCTACCAGAACGACCTGGATCATGCCTTCCGCCTCCATCAGGGCGAGCTGGCCCCAGCCGGCCCCGCCGCCCCCGGCGCCAAGGCCCTGGTGGCCACGCCCGCCGGCGAGGTCTGGCTCCTGGCCAAGACCGGCCTCGTCCGCGAGCAGGCCCCGGCACCCCTGCCCGTCAATGGCCTGGGCGCGGTCACCGGCGCGGCCCTGGACCGCTGGGGCGCCCTCTGGGTCGCGGACGCGAAGACGCCCGCCCTGACCGTCCTCGGTCCGGACGGGGCCTCCCGCACCGTGGCCTCCCCCACGGCCAACGCCCTGGCGCCCCTGCCCACGGGCGGGATGGTCATCGCCGCGGACGCGGATCGCAAGATCCTCTTCCTGGACGCCGATGGCCAGCCCCGCGCCGTGGTTCCCTACGGGAAGGACCTGCCGGCCCCCTTCCGCTACGTGATCGCCCTGGCCTCGGACGGGGCCGGGCAGGTGGCCGCCCTCGTGGAAGGGGGCGACTTCGGCGAAGGCGTGGTGATCCTCGGCCCCCAGGGTACGGTGCTCCGCCAGGCCACCTTCAAGAGCCTGGGCATCAGCGGCCGCATCACCTCCCTCGCCCTGGACCGCTCCGGCGGCCTCATCCTCTGCGACCGCCGCAACGACCTCCTGTTCCGGTTGAACTGA
- a CDS encoding 3-phosphoshikimate 1-carboxyvinyltransferase, translated as MLLSLPEDSSLPRGAALHPVRVPGSKSVTNRALLLAALAPGTSRFRGGLEAEDTRWMRRALADLGQGFREAEGTWVIDGGRRPGASGPLWLGASGTTLRFLLPWLALKAEGPVRLEGDPRLFERPLGPLLAPLEALGAAWEPDAGGAWLRPAPAPPATLDLAVDARLSSQFLTGLALTAAALPGGGILRWTAVASPSYLTLTTQWLQRFGCEARLEPGLWSIPGGALAPRDLDLPGDWSGAAAFLAAAAMTGRSLRLGPLDPADAQGDRAMVAILEAAGCGARWVGPDSLELSGPLQRGLDADLTDCPDLGPVLAALAALAPGPSELRGLHTLPLKECDRLDASAELVRWLGGAAEVIGDHTLRVVPGPRPGPRPPFHPRNDHRMAFAAAVGGLLCGGELRDPHCVAKTFPDFWDVWRGMLGC; from the coding sequence ATGCTCCTGTCACTTCCTGAAGACAGTTCCCTCCCCCGGGGGGCGGCGCTGCACCCGGTCCGGGTGCCCGGCTCGAAGTCCGTCACCAACCGGGCCCTGCTGCTGGCGGCCCTGGCGCCCGGGACCAGCCGGTTCCGGGGCGGGCTGGAGGCCGAGGACACCCGCTGGATGCGCCGGGCCCTGGCGGACCTGGGGCAGGGCTTCAGGGAGGCGGAAGGGACCTGGGTCATCGACGGCGGCCGGCGGCCCGGAGCCAGCGGCCCCCTCTGGCTGGGCGCCTCGGGCACCACCCTGCGCTTCCTCCTGCCCTGGCTGGCCCTGAAAGCCGAGGGTCCGGTGCGGCTGGAGGGTGATCCCCGGCTCTTCGAGCGGCCCCTGGGCCCGCTGCTGGCGCCCCTGGAGGCCCTGGGGGCGGCCTGGGAGCCCGATGCCGGGGGCGCCTGGCTGCGTCCCGCCCCCGCGCCACCCGCGACCCTGGACCTGGCGGTGGACGCCCGCCTCAGCAGCCAGTTCCTCACGGGCCTGGCCCTGACCGCAGCGGCCCTGCCCGGCGGGGGCATCCTGCGCTGGACCGCCGTGGCCAGCCCCAGCTACCTGACCCTCACCACCCAGTGGCTCCAGCGCTTCGGCTGCGAGGCCCGCCTGGAACCGGGCCTGTGGTCCATCCCCGGCGGCGCTCTGGCCCCGCGGGACCTGGATCTCCCCGGTGACTGGAGCGGCGCCGCGGCCTTCCTCGCCGCCGCGGCCATGACCGGTCGCAGCCTGCGGCTGGGCCCCCTGGATCCGGCGGATGCCCAGGGCGACCGGGCCATGGTGGCCATCCTGGAGGCCGCGGGCTGTGGCGCCCGCTGGGTCGGGCCCGACAGCCTGGAGCTATCGGGCCCTCTCCAGCGGGGTCTGGACGCGGATCTCACCGACTGCCCCGACCTGGGCCCCGTGCTGGCGGCCCTGGCGGCCCTGGCCCCGGGCCCTTCCGAGCTGCGCGGCCTGCACACGCTCCCCCTGAAGGAATGCGACCGGCTGGACGCTTCCGCGGAGCTGGTTCGGTGGCTGGGGGGCGCGGCTGAGGTGATCGGGGATCACACCCTGCGCGTGGTCCCGGGACCGCGCCCCGGGCCCCGTCCCCCCTTCCACCCGCGCAATGACCACCGCATGGCCTTCGCCGCGGCGGTGGGCGGTCTGCTCTGCGGCGGCGAACTGCGCGATCCCCACTGCGTGGCCAAGACCTTCCCGGACTTCTGGGACGTCTGGCGCGGAATGCTGGGGTGCTGA
- a CDS encoding sigma-54-dependent transcriptional regulator: protein MLSAAWLGHWKAPWGLDRGRRWGDVPWALAAISQAWLLGGRDGSWPRLAQEARRPGGPQVTQGPTTFGPRPDPTWVALLRHGSPGIPAAQRGARETELLAWAWEALLEGDGEPWMAAGSVLLDHPQRLRWIALLGAVDDTGTLHLPPFLELLVPPVLRRLPPGWWEGLLRSQDAEGRLLPEGALDPTLPWPVLQAHAGPLALEVLPPDLAPYTSAPWLVALPDGRWVLDPRLRAWARGLGASPLGLAPLAPGGLALGTAPDPPLAALLRLQLAGDQPRDWREALEADLHEALQRPAPPPPSGHPTWDRLRMRWGGEPALPAPGYPPWAGGVHPCADPFHWMAEGLRADRACDPEASLRAFTLAHAHFVRLGTSGWAERAASNAAHLALKWADLPAHARWAALRGPLPQPWQDLETAQLAEVNLEPDAALVRIRRLVEAHPGFTAGWGMLALHGADREQWDLVREALTHVQDHPYARFLQAALGPLTEDPPADADPETRLSWEAHRLFRGTGEPRAFWAAWADCPTQIMRLELGLQVLERRPDLRRAEALLALQAIADRARSARHQGRLAALWPTPEASPSLPARTLLEQWLAQRSTPTWLVWEEGARLHTLGTGAPPPEGALSRLARDGALAPFQHDTWIWRGHPLTWEGCPVGAVLVAQAPEAVPGPPLEPLLLASWLARLQETRPAEPIGDAGLLLTDGSEPMASVLRELERVAGSDLPVLILGATGTGKELAARELHQRSGRSGALVAVNCSAFAEGLLESELFGHVKGAFTGADRDRRGAIEAARGGTLFLDEVADLSPRLQSLLLRVLQEREIRRVGSDQSIRVDVRFAAATHRPLEELAESGAFRRDLLFRLQGAVLRLPPLSARRHEFPFLLPRLVVKAASAARRPVPALAPGLPQALARLAWPGNVRELLHALERAILRCEGGTLRAAHVPELEAPVFQARGWDDATRAFQRRLLLDTLQACGFRMAEAAETLGLARPALYATARRLGVDLVAERSRSGV from the coding sequence GTGCTGAGCGCCGCCTGGCTCGGCCATTGGAAGGCCCCCTGGGGCCTGGACCGGGGCCGCCGTTGGGGGGATGTCCCCTGGGCCCTGGCGGCCATCAGCCAGGCCTGGCTGCTCGGCGGCCGGGACGGGAGCTGGCCCCGCCTGGCGCAGGAGGCCCGGCGCCCTGGGGGTCCGCAAGTCACCCAAGGGCCCACGACCTTCGGCCCCCGTCCGGACCCGACCTGGGTGGCCCTGCTCCGCCATGGCAGCCCCGGCATACCGGCCGCCCAGCGGGGCGCCCGGGAAACCGAGCTGCTGGCCTGGGCCTGGGAGGCCCTGCTGGAGGGGGATGGCGAGCCCTGGATGGCGGCGGGATCGGTCCTCCTGGATCATCCCCAGCGGCTGCGTTGGATCGCGCTCCTGGGGGCCGTCGATGACACCGGGACCCTGCACCTGCCACCCTTCCTGGAACTGCTGGTTCCGCCCGTCCTGCGCCGCCTTCCCCCGGGCTGGTGGGAAGGCCTGCTGCGAAGCCAGGATGCGGAGGGCCGCCTCCTCCCGGAAGGGGCTCTCGATCCGACCCTACCCTGGCCGGTTCTCCAGGCCCACGCCGGTCCCCTGGCGCTGGAGGTACTGCCCCCGGACCTGGCTCCGTACACCAGCGCGCCCTGGCTGGTGGCTCTGCCGGACGGGCGCTGGGTGCTGGATCCCCGCCTGCGGGCCTGGGCCAGGGGACTTGGCGCGTCACCCCTCGGGCTGGCGCCCCTGGCCCCGGGGGGCCTGGCGCTCGGCACGGCCCCGGACCCGCCCCTGGCGGCCCTGCTGCGCCTCCAGCTGGCCGGGGATCAGCCCCGGGACTGGCGGGAGGCCCTGGAAGCCGACCTGCACGAGGCCCTCCAGCGGCCCGCCCCGCCACCGCCTTCGGGCCACCCCACCTGGGACCGTCTCCGCATGCGCTGGGGCGGCGAGCCTGCGCTTCCGGCCCCGGGCTACCCGCCCTGGGCCGGCGGCGTACATCCCTGCGCCGACCCCTTCCACTGGATGGCCGAGGGCCTCCGCGCCGACCGGGCCTGCGACCCGGAGGCCTCCCTGCGGGCCTTCACCCTGGCCCACGCCCACTTCGTCCGGCTGGGGACCTCGGGTTGGGCGGAGCGCGCCGCGTCCAATGCGGCCCACCTCGCCCTCAAGTGGGCCGACCTGCCCGCCCACGCCCGGTGGGCCGCCCTGCGCGGGCCTCTCCCACAGCCCTGGCAGGATCTGGAGACGGCCCAGCTGGCGGAGGTGAACCTGGAACCGGACGCCGCCCTGGTCCGGATCCGCCGCCTGGTGGAGGCCCATCCGGGCTTCACCGCAGGCTGGGGCATGCTCGCCCTGCACGGGGCCGACCGGGAGCAGTGGGACCTGGTGCGGGAAGCGCTGACCCATGTCCAGGACCACCCCTACGCCCGCTTTCTGCAAGCGGCCCTCGGACCCCTGACGGAGGATCCCCCCGCAGATGCGGACCCCGAGACCCGGCTTAGCTGGGAGGCCCATCGGCTCTTCCGCGGTACCGGCGAGCCGCGGGCCTTCTGGGCAGCCTGGGCGGATTGTCCGACGCAGATCATGCGCCTGGAGCTGGGTCTGCAGGTGCTGGAGCGGCGGCCGGACCTGCGGCGGGCCGAAGCGCTCCTGGCCCTCCAGGCCATCGCCGACCGCGCCCGGTCGGCGCGCCACCAGGGGCGCCTCGCGGCCCTCTGGCCCACGCCGGAGGCATCGCCCTCCCTTCCGGCCCGCACCCTGCTGGAGCAGTGGCTGGCCCAGCGGTCCACCCCGACCTGGTTGGTCTGGGAGGAGGGTGCGCGCCTCCACACCCTGGGCACCGGGGCGCCGCCGCCGGAAGGCGCCCTCAGCCGCCTGGCCCGGGACGGGGCCCTGGCCCCCTTCCAGCACGACACCTGGATCTGGCGGGGTCACCCCCTCACGTGGGAGGGCTGTCCCGTGGGCGCCGTCCTGGTGGCCCAAGCGCCTGAGGCGGTGCCGGGCCCCCCGCTGGAGCCCCTGCTGCTGGCCTCCTGGCTGGCCCGGCTCCAGGAGACCCGGCCCGCGGAGCCCATCGGGGACGCCGGCCTGCTGCTGACGGATGGCAGCGAGCCCATGGCCTCGGTCCTACGGGAGCTGGAGCGCGTGGCCGGCTCGGACCTGCCGGTGCTGATCCTCGGCGCCACCGGCACCGGCAAAGAGCTCGCCGCCCGGGAGCTCCACCAGCGGTCGGGCCGCAGCGGCGCCCTGGTGGCGGTGAACTGCTCGGCCTTCGCGGAGGGGCTTCTGGAATCCGAGCTCTTCGGCCACGTGAAGGGCGCCTTCACGGGCGCCGACCGCGACCGGCGCGGCGCCATCGAGGCCGCCCGGGGCGGGACCCTGTTCTTGGACGAAGTCGCCGACCTCTCCCCGCGCCTCCAGTCCCTGCTGCTGCGGGTGCTCCAGGAGCGTGAGATCCGGCGGGTGGGCTCGGACCAGTCGATCCGCGTGGATGTGCGCTTCGCGGCGGCCACGCACCGGCCGCTGGAGGAGCTGGCCGAGTCCGGCGCCTTCCGGCGGGACCTGCTCTTCCGCCTCCAGGGCGCCGTATTGCGGCTGCCGCCCCTGTCTGCCCGCCGCCACGAGTTCCCCTTCCTGCTGCCCCGGCTGGTGGTGAAAGCCGCTTCCGCAGCCCGGCGGCCCGTGCCCGCCCTGGCCCCCGGCCTCCCCCAGGCCCTCGCCCGCCTGGCCTGGCCCGGGAACGTGCGCGAGCTGCTGCACGCGCTGGAGCGCGCCATCCTGCGCTGCGAAGGCGGCACCTTGAGAGCCGCTCACGTGCCGGAGCTGGAGGCTCCGGTCTTCCAGGCGCGAGGCTGGGATGACGCCACCCGGGCCTTCCAGCGGCGGCTGCTGCTGGACACCCTCCAGGCCTGTGGTTTCCGCATGGCCGAAGCCGCCGAGACCCTGGGCCTTGCGCGACCGGCCCTCTACGCCACCGCGCGGCGGCTGGGCGTGGACCTGGTGGCCGAGCGGAGCCGGTCCGGAGTGTGA
- the mutL gene encoding DNA mismatch repair endonuclease MutL produces MAKIRVLADHVANQIAAGEVVERPSSVLKELVENALDAGARRIEVAWEEGGKRLLEVADDGSGMARDDLYLALERHATSKVRTAEDLGHLASFGFRGEALPSIASVSRFDLTSAEADGAGHRLRCEFGIIKEVTPTPRSRGTTVTVRDLFAQLPARRRFLKSTDTEHAQLWGAVARLALSSAGVHWTIRPDRGAPLVLPPVADAGQRLGPLLGEKLTRLVPFVNGELPWRLRGFVSPPDLSFRDRNHLYLFVNGRAVRDRLLLAALSEAWSGTFAKGSYPAAVLFLELPPEAVDVNVHPTKAEVRFREPQRIFAWVRGGAEEAWSKLRGGLASVLELPPKPLEAEFELDPSRRAAPQHPRLWSDHSGGALGAYRALEETFTTRPMETIYAYEPLSSGAAENLNSGGAIRYLGSFQQTYLLAEIDGERGPELWIVDQHVAHERVLFERLFLRRHAPAIQPLMPPQVVQLGPEALARLTPFLSELEVAGVDAEPFGDGALVVRGLPDFLADRDPQALLEDLLARLEREGRVDLDAFRRDLNAELACRAAIKKHHALPPDLAQGLIRDLLACEVPNTCPHGRPILKKLTLEDLERSFGRRL; encoded by the coding sequence ATGGCCAAGATCCGAGTCCTCGCCGATCACGTCGCGAACCAGATCGCGGCGGGGGAAGTCGTCGAACGGCCCAGCTCGGTGCTCAAGGAGCTGGTGGAGAACGCCCTGGACGCCGGGGCCCGGCGCATCGAAGTGGCCTGGGAGGAGGGCGGCAAGCGCCTCCTGGAGGTGGCCGACGACGGCTCCGGCATGGCCCGGGATGACCTGTATCTCGCCCTGGAGCGCCACGCCACCAGCAAGGTGCGCACGGCGGAGGACCTGGGCCATCTGGCCTCCTTCGGCTTCCGCGGCGAGGCCCTGCCCAGCATCGCCAGCGTGAGCCGCTTCGACCTGACGAGCGCCGAAGCCGACGGCGCGGGCCATCGCCTGCGCTGCGAGTTCGGCATCATCAAGGAGGTCACGCCCACGCCCCGCAGCCGGGGCACCACGGTGACCGTGCGGGACCTCTTCGCCCAGCTGCCCGCGCGGCGGCGCTTCCTGAAGTCCACGGACACGGAACACGCCCAGCTCTGGGGAGCCGTGGCCCGGCTGGCCCTGAGTTCCGCTGGCGTCCACTGGACCATCCGTCCCGACCGCGGCGCGCCCCTGGTGCTGCCGCCGGTGGCGGACGCGGGCCAGCGCCTGGGCCCCCTGCTCGGCGAGAAGCTCACCCGCCTGGTGCCCTTCGTGAACGGCGAGCTGCCCTGGCGGCTGCGGGGCTTCGTGTCACCGCCGGACCTCAGCTTCCGCGACCGCAACCACCTCTACCTCTTCGTGAACGGGCGGGCGGTGAGGGATCGCCTGCTGCTGGCGGCGTTGTCGGAGGCCTGGTCGGGCACCTTCGCCAAGGGCTCGTACCCGGCGGCCGTGCTCTTCCTGGAGCTGCCCCCCGAGGCCGTGGACGTGAACGTGCACCCGACGAAAGCCGAGGTGCGCTTCCGCGAGCCCCAGCGCATCTTCGCCTGGGTGCGGGGCGGGGCCGAGGAGGCGTGGTCGAAGCTGCGAGGCGGCCTCGCTTCCGTGCTGGAGCTGCCGCCGAAGCCGCTGGAGGCGGAGTTCGAGCTGGATCCTTCCCGCCGGGCTGCGCCGCAGCATCCGCGGCTCTGGTCCGATCATTCCGGAGGGGCGCTGGGAGCCTATCGGGCTCTGGAGGAGACCTTCACGACGCGGCCCATGGAAACGATCTACGCCTATGAGCCCCTGTCCTCCGGGGCCGCCGAGAACCTGAATTCCGGCGGCGCCATCCGCTACCTGGGCAGCTTCCAGCAGACCTACCTGCTGGCGGAGATCGACGGGGAGCGGGGCCCTGAGCTCTGGATCGTGGACCAGCACGTGGCCCACGAGCGGGTGCTCTTCGAGCGGCTCTTCCTGCGCCGCCACGCCCCCGCCATCCAGCCCCTGATGCCGCCGCAGGTGGTGCAGCTCGGACCCGAAGCCCTGGCGCGGCTCACGCCCTTTCTCTCGGAGCTGGAGGTGGCCGGCGTGGACGCGGAGCCCTTTGGAGATGGCGCCCTGGTGGTGCGCGGCCTGCCGGACTTCCTGGCGGACCGCGATCCCCAGGCCCTGCTGGAGGACCTGCTGGCCCGGCTGGAACGGGAGGGTCGCGTGGACCTGGACGCCTTCCGCCGGGACCTCAACGCCGAGCTGGCCTGTCGCGCCGCCATCAAGAAGCACCACGCCCTGCCCCCGGATCTGGCCCAGGGCCTCATCCGCGACCTCCTGGCCTGCGAGGTGCCCAACACGTGTCCGCATGGGAGGCCCATCCTGAAGAAGCTCACCCTCGAGGACCTGGAGCGGAGCTTCGGCCGGCGCCTGTAG
- a CDS encoding FMN-binding protein, translating into MIRVLAPLAFSLPLFATLPSTQEALALAFPGAQFTRREFVLSEAQAGQVKALAQVEVPGRWLVVYEARKNGTLVGVGFFDTHRVRTLNETLLVALAPEGRVLRVEAVAFHEPAEYMAKEAWVKQFEGKALDPQLSLKGSIHPLSGATLTAHAMTDAARRCLALHRVLYREAK; encoded by the coding sequence ATGATCCGCGTCCTCGCCCCCCTCGCCTTCTCCCTGCCGCTCTTTGCCACCCTGCCCTCCACGCAGGAGGCCCTGGCCCTGGCCTTCCCGGGGGCGCAGTTCACCCGCCGGGAGTTCGTGCTCAGCGAGGCCCAGGCCGGGCAGGTGAAGGCGTTGGCGCAGGTGGAGGTGCCGGGACGCTGGCTCGTGGTCTACGAGGCGCGGAAGAACGGAACCCTGGTGGGTGTCGGCTTCTTCGACACCCACCGGGTCCGGACCCTGAACGAGACGCTGCTGGTGGCCCTTGCGCCCGAGGGCCGCGTCCTGCGCGTGGAGGCCGTGGCCTTCCACGAGCCCGCGGAGTACATGGCGAAGGAGGCCTGGGTGAAGCAGTTCGAGGGGAAGGCCCTCGACCCCCAGCTCAGCCTCAAGGGGAGCATCCACCCGCTCTCCGGCGCCACCCTCACGGCCCACGCCATGACGGACGCGGCCCGCCGCTGCCTGGCCCTGCACCGGGTGCTCTACCGGGAGGCCAAGTGA
- a CDS encoding FAD:protein FMN transferase has translation MRLILMHVNRLGLLLVPAVLAAQAPMPAPAPAPMLTSVPTRDRAVLAMGTELRLHLEGPGDLDRVSQAALAEAARLEAACSTWEAASAWSRLNAAQGEPVSLDAEWIDLLGRMKAWQVRTEGAFDPVLMALVRAWDLRHGGRTPTPEVLAEARRASGAGLLLLDPAAGVARLTHAAAGVEEGGFLKGYALDRLRRVAASPAGLLDFGGQLLAWGRPVPVAIADPLDRRHPRLSFRLDEASLAGSGTSERGRHILDPRTGEPCPAWGSTAVVSADALTADVLSTALYVLGPDAGPAWAERQGVAAAFLLNDGTVRMTPAFRALHPTLMSRESR, from the coding sequence GTGAGACTCATTCTCATGCACGTGAACCGCCTTGGTCTCCTCCTGGTCCCCGCCGTGCTGGCGGCCCAGGCGCCCATGCCCGCTCCGGCGCCGGCCCCGATGCTCACTTCGGTGCCCACCCGGGACCGCGCGGTGCTGGCCATGGGGACGGAGCTGAGGCTGCATCTCGAAGGGCCGGGGGATCTCGACCGGGTCTCACAGGCGGCGCTGGCGGAGGCGGCCCGCCTGGAGGCGGCCTGCTCCACCTGGGAGGCCGCCTCCGCCTGGAGCCGCCTGAACGCCGCGCAGGGCGAGCCGGTGTCCCTGGATGCCGAGTGGATCGACCTGCTGGGTCGGATGAAGGCCTGGCAGGTCCGGACGGAGGGCGCTTTCGATCCGGTGCTCATGGCCCTGGTGCGGGCCTGGGACCTTCGGCACGGTGGGCGGACGCCGACGCCCGAGGTCCTGGCGGAGGCCCGCCGGGCCTCGGGCGCCGGGCTGCTGCTGCTCGACCCGGCCGCCGGCGTCGCCCGTCTGACCCATGCCGCCGCGGGTGTGGAGGAGGGGGGTTTCCTCAAGGGCTACGCGCTGGACCGCCTGCGTCGGGTGGCGGCCAGCCCCGCCGGGCTGCTCGATTTCGGGGGCCAGCTGCTGGCTTGGGGTCGGCCCGTGCCGGTCGCCATCGCCGATCCCCTGGACCGCCGGCACCCCCGCCTCTCCTTCCGCCTGGACGAGGCCTCCCTCGCGGGCAGCGGCACCTCCGAGCGCGGCCGCCACATTCTCGATCCCCGCACCGGCGAGCCCTGCCCGGCCTGGGGCAGCACGGCGGTGGTGTCCGCGGACGCCCTCACGGCGGACGTGCTGTCCACGGCCCTCTATGTCCTGGGCCCCGACGCGGGTCCCGCCTGGGCCGAGCGCCAGGGCGTGGCCGCCGCCTTCCTCCTCAACGACGGAACGGTCCGGATGACTCCGGCTTTCCGCGCCCTCCACCCCACCCTGATGTCCCGGGAGTCCCGATGA